The following nucleotide sequence is from bacterium.
GACCGCGAGGTCGGTCCCGGCCGGCCCGTGTTCGTGGTGGCCGAGCTGTCGGCCAACCACGGCCACGACTACGACACGGCCCGGCGGCTGGTCGAGGCCGCGGCCCGCGCCGGCGCCGACGCCGTCAAGGTGCAGACCTACACGCCGGACACCCTGACCATCGCCTGCGACCGGCCGGAGTTCCGCATCGGCACCGGTACCCAGTGGGAAGGCCGCACGCTCCACGACCTGTACGCCGAGGCCCACATGCCCTGGGACTGGCAGCCGCGCCTCATGGCGGCCGCCGCCGAACTGGGCGTGCCGCTGTTCTCGACCCCCTTCGACGAGAAGGCGGTCGACTTCCTCGAGGACATGGGCGTGGCCTGCCACAAGATCGCCAGCTTCGAGCTGGTCGATCTGCCGCTGATCCGCAAGGCCGCGGCCACGGGCAAGCCGCTGATCATGTCGACGGGCATGGCGTCGGCCGACGAGGTGGCGGAGGCGGTGGCGACGGCCCGCGCGGCCGGCGCCGGCGGCCTGGTGCTGCTCAAGTGCACGAGCGCCTACCCGGCCACCCCCGACAGCATGAACCTGCGCACCATCGGCGACCTGGCCGCGCGCTTCGGCGTCCCGGCCGGCCTGTCCGACCACACCCTGGGCATCGCCGTGCCCGTGGCCGCGGTGGCGCTGGGCGCCTGCATGGTGGAGAAGCACATCACCCTGCGCCGGGCCGACGGCGGCCCCGACGCGGCGTTCTCCCTGGAGCCGGACGAGTTCGGCGCCATGGTGCAGGCCGTGCGCGTGGCGGAACAGGCCCTGGGCGAGGTGCGCTACGGCGTGGGCGTGAGCGAGGAGGCGAGCCGCGTCTTCCGGCGCTCGCTCTTCGTGGTGGCGGACGTGGCGGCGGGCGAGGAACTGACGACGGAGAACGTCCGGGCCATCCGGCCCGGCTACGGATTGCACACGCGGCACCTGGACGAGGTGCTGGGCCGCAGGGCGTCCCGCGACATCGCGCGGGGCACGCCCCTGGGCTGGGAACTGGTGGCGAGCGGCGATCCGGCCGCGGCAACGATCGGGAGCGGAACATGAGCGAGAACAGACTGAGCGAATGGCGCGAAGAGGAGTACCTGGCGGCGAACCCCGACGTGCAGGAGTCCGTCGCCCGGGGCGAAGTGGCCGACGGCTACACCCACTGGGTCACCTGCGGGCAGTTCGAGAACCGGCCCGGCGCCGCCCTGACGACCGGCGCCGCGGGCACGACGCGCTACTGCACCGACCCCTGGATCAATGCGGAGTTCGATCCGGCCGGGTCGGTCAAGATGTGCTGCATGAACAATCTCCACGAGAACCTCGACGACTTCGCCGACCTCGAGCAGCTGCGCCAGGCGGACGCCTTCCGCCAGCTCCGGCACGACCTCCTGACCGGCAACCTGTCGGCCGCGTGCCGGGCCTGCCACATCCGGCCGACGGTGCCGACGCAGCGCTTCGTGCGCAACATCTGCGGCTACGACCAGGGGCGCATCTCGCCCCTGAACCCGGGCCAGCTGACGACCGCCCGCGTCGACATCAACGAGCAGTGCAACCTGCGCTGCGTGTACTGCGCCGTGAGCCAGCC
It contains:
- the pseI gene encoding pseudaminic acid synthase, yielding MNDAGHPAPAPVRLGDREVGPGRPVFVVAELSANHGHDYDTARRLVEAAARAGADAVKVQTYTPDTLTIACDRPEFRIGTGTQWEGRTLHDLYAEAHMPWDWQPRLMAAAAELGVPLFSTPFDEKAVDFLEDMGVACHKIASFELVDLPLIRKAAATGKPLIMSTGMASADEVAEAVATARAAGAGGLVLLKCTSAYPATPDSMNLRTIGDLAARFGVPAGLSDHTLGIAVPVAAVALGACMVEKHITLRRADGGPDAAFSLEPDEFGAMVQAVRVAEQALGEVRYGVGVSEEASRVFRRSLFVVADVAAGEELTTENVRAIRPGYGLHTRHLDEVLGRRASRDIARGTPLGWELVASGDPAAATIGSGT